The Isachenkonia alkalipeptolytica region TTGTTGTAAACTTTTCTCCACGATGAGCCGCATGAATAATTTCTGCGGTACCGATGGATGCTAAATCTCCGTCTCCCTGGTAGGTAAATACCGTATGCTCCGGCAATACCCGTTTAATTCCCGTTGCCACCGCCGGGGCACGACCATGAGCGGCTTCGTGCATGTCACAGTTAAAGTAGTCATAGGCCAGTACAGAGCAACCTACCGGGGCTACCCCCACACTTTTGCCGAGAACCCCAAGCTCTACTAAAACTTCCCCTACCAGTTTATGAATTACCCCATGGGTACATCCCGGGCAATAATGGGTTTGTTTTTCCGTTAATCCTTTAGTTTTTTCGTATACTAGGGCCATTATTTAACACCTCCTAAGATTTCCTTAGCTCTTGCAATAATATCCTTCGGCTCGGGAATCATACCCCCGGACCGTCCATAGTGATATACGGGAAGTCTGCCTTCGTTGGCAATCTTCACATCATCCACCATTTGTCCTTCACTCATTTCCACCGATAGTAAGGCTTTTGTGGAAGCCGGTACGTTCTGAATCGCCGCCGTGGGGAAAGGCCATAGGGTAATGGGTCGAATCATTCCCGCTTTAATGCCTTCTTCCCGTAAGGCATCCACTACGTTTCTTGTGATTCTTGAAGTGGTTCCGTAGGCCACGAATACGAACTCCGCATCCTCTACTTTATAGTCCTCATGTCGAACTTCTTTTTCTTCCATTTCCTTATACTTTCGGGTCAGTTTTTGGTTGTGCTCTTCCAGTTTTGCCGGATCCAAGGCTAAGGAGTTGATGATGTTTGGTGTTCGCTCTTCATTGGTTCCCGTTGTGGCCCAGTCCTTCGCCGGTAATTCCCGTTTTTTCTGTTCCTTGAACTCCACGGGCTCCATCATTTGTCCAATCATTCCATCCCCGATAACGATTACCGGATTTCGGTAGTAGTCCGCCACATCAAAGGCTTCCATAACCAAATCCACCGCTTCTTGAATGGTGGCGGGAGCGTATACCAGGTGACGGTAGTCTCCGTTTCCTCCCCCTCTGGTGGATTGGAAATAATCGGCCTGAGAAGGTTGAATTCCTCCAAGTCCCGGTCCTCCCCGGGAAATATTCACGATTACCGCGGGAAGCTCCGCTCCGGCGATATAAGAAATTCCCTCTTGTTTTAAGGCCATTCCGGGAGAGGAGGAGCTGGTCATACATCGTGCACCGGCACCGGCGGCTCCATAGATCATATTGATGGCCGCGACTTCCGATTCCGCTTGCACAAAAGCGCCACCTTCGATATTCGGCAGTTCTCTTGACATATATTCCGGTAATTCATTTTGTGGTGTAATAGGATATCCGAAGAAATATTTGCATCCGGCTTTGATCGCCGCCGCTCCTAAGGCTTCGTTCCCTTTCATTAAGGTTTTAGACATTTTTTATTCCCTCCTTACAATTTTTTTATTTTTTTTCTCGCTCTACTGTAATAACCGAATCCGGACACATGATTGCACAGTTGGCGCAACCGATACATTTATCCATATCGCTTACGGTTGCGGGATGATAGCCCTTCGCATTGATTCTTTCCTTGTCCATCACTACAATGTTTACCGGACATACCGTGGTACAAAGTTCACACCCTTTACAGATATCATCATCGAAATACACTTTACCTTTTGCCATTGGTTTTCCCTCCCTTAATTTACATCCATTTTTCACGCATATACATCTTTATGGGGAAAATTTCCCCTTCTATGTCAGAGGGCAGCTTCTTTGCTACCTCTTCAATAGCTGCAACATATTTGATCGGAACCCTCAGTTTTTCCGCCGCTTCTTTGCAGAGCTTCTGGCCCTTTAATACTTCCTCTACGGTGGTATCCCGCAGCAGATGGGTATTGTTGATGATTCCCGTCACCTTTGCCTTCGCTGTTTTTTCGATGGCATAGACGTGTCGAAGAATCCCTTCCACGGTGGAGGTTTGCTCCCGATTGGCATTGACCACACAAAACATATCGTAGTTTCCTTCCGTGAAGTATTCTTCATAACGACCTAGGGTTCTGGCCCCCGCCGAGTCTCCGCCGACGTCTAGCACAACCTGGGTATCTTCACTTTGCAGGGGGCCTAACACCCCGCCGGAAACTGCGGGAAGATCAGACCCGGAACCTTTAATGCTGCTTCCGATCACGGTAATACCTTTACTTGTAAGCATTTCTTCCTGCTGACGGGACCGAAAATAGGGGTTGACCACATCCAGGTCTGCCAGAGTTACCTTATCATATGCTTCTTTTAACTTAATGGCATAGTTTACGGAAAACTCGGTTTTGCCGCTTCCATAATGCCCGATAATGATGCGAATTCTATTGTTTTTCACTTTTATCACCTATCTGTATAGTTTGGCCTCTTCTTCTTTGTTCAGTACCCGCAGTCCACCCTGGGCTAAGGCAATCATTTCATCCTCTCCTGGATAAACCAGTACGTCGGAAATAAAGGATACCCGGTCTTCGATCCACTTCACAAACAGCTTATCATAAGCAATACCGCCGGTGAGCACAATTCCGTCCACCTTACCCTTTAGTACTGCGGCTGAGCTTCCCACTTCCTTGGCTACTTGATAGGCCATGGCTTTGTAGACAGTTTCCGCCTTTTTATCACCTTTTTCAATCATATCCACCACTTCCCGGCCATCGTTGGTATTTAAATAGGCAACCAGTCCGCCGTTACCGGTAATCAGTTTTTTGATCTCTTTATGGGTGTATTCCCCGGAGAAACATAATTTCGCCAAATCCCCAACAGGCAGTCCCCCGGATCGCTCTGGAGAAAACGGACCTTCTCCGTCTAAGGCGTTGTTCACGTCTATGACCTGTCCTTTTTCATGGGCACCGATGGAAACCCCGCCGCCTAAATGAACCACAATCAGGTTTAGCTCATTATAAGCCTTTCCGAAGTCCTTGGCCGCTCGTCTGGCCACTGCCTTTTGATTCAAGGCATGGAAAATGCTTTTTCTTTCAATTTCCGGCATTCCCGAGATTCTGGCAATATCCTTCATTTCATCCACTACCACCGGGTCTACGATAAAGGATTCAATATTCAGCTGCTCGGCAATTTCATAGGCCAACACGCCCCCTAGGTTTGAGGCATGTTCCCCAAGTACGCCGACTTTCAGATCCTCCAGCATGTTTTCATCCACCCGGTAGGTGCCGCCGGCGATGGGCTTTAACAATCCGCCCCGTCCAACCACGGCGGCAAGCTTCGTTAAGTTGATACCCTTTTCATTTAAGGTTTCCAAAATTACGTTTTTTCGAAATTCATATTGATCGAAAATCGTCTCGTATTTCCCGATTTCCTCCGATGAATGGCGTAGCACTTCTTCAAACACCGGTTTTTCATCATCAAAAATCGCGATTTTTGTAGACGTGGAACCGGGATTGATGGTTAA contains the following coding sequences:
- a CDS encoding ATP-binding protein — protein: MKNNRIRIIIGHYGSGKTEFSVNYAIKLKEAYDKVTLADLDVVNPYFRSRQQEEMLTSKGITVIGSSIKGSGSDLPAVSGGVLGPLQSEDTQVVLDVGGDSAGARTLGRYEEYFTEGNYDMFCVVNANREQTSTVEGILRHVYAIEKTAKAKVTGIINNTHLLRDTTVEEVLKGQKLCKEAAEKLRVPIKYVAAIEEVAKKLPSDIEGEIFPIKMYMREKWM
- a CDS encoding 3-methyl-2-oxobutanoate dehydrogenase subunit VorB, which codes for MSKTLMKGNEALGAAAIKAGCKYFFGYPITPQNELPEYMSRELPNIEGGAFVQAESEVAAINMIYGAAGAGARCMTSSSSPGMALKQEGISYIAGAELPAVIVNISRGGPGLGGIQPSQADYFQSTRGGGNGDYRHLVYAPATIQEAVDLVMEAFDVADYYRNPVIVIGDGMIGQMMEPVEFKEQKKRELPAKDWATTGTNEERTPNIINSLALDPAKLEEHNQKLTRKYKEMEEKEVRHEDYKVEDAEFVFVAYGTTSRITRNVVDALREEGIKAGMIRPITLWPFPTAAIQNVPASTKALLSVEMSEGQMVDDVKIANEGRLPVYHYGRSGGMIPEPKDIIARAKEILGGVK
- the buk gene encoding butyrate kinase; its protein translation is MKEAKRILTINPGSTSTKIAIFDDEKPVFEEVLRHSSEEIGKYETIFDQYEFRKNVILETLNEKGINLTKLAAVVGRGGLLKPIAGGTYRVDENMLEDLKVGVLGEHASNLGGVLAYEIAEQLNIESFIVDPVVVDEMKDIARISGMPEIERKSIFHALNQKAVARRAAKDFGKAYNELNLIVVHLGGGVSIGAHEKGQVIDVNNALDGEGPFSPERSGGLPVGDLAKLCFSGEYTHKEIKKLITGNGGLVAYLNTNDGREVVDMIEKGDKKAETVYKAMAYQVAKEVGSSAAVLKGKVDGIVLTGGIAYDKLFVKWIEDRVSFISDVLVYPGEDEMIALAQGGLRVLNKEEEAKLYR
- a CDS encoding 4Fe-4S dicluster domain-containing protein; the encoded protein is MAKGKVYFDDDICKGCELCTTVCPVNIVVMDKERINAKGYHPATVSDMDKCIGCANCAIMCPDSVITVEREKK